The following DNA comes from Deltaproteobacteria bacterium.
GATATACAGTCGGGGTTCATCAATTAGATCTTGAATCTCGAATCCATAGGGCTCAAACAAGTCTTGAGCCTCCGATCGCTGCGGAAAATCGTCCAGAGGGAAAGGGGACTTCTCTTTCAATGAGTCAATAAACGATTTGCCCATAGGATGACTTATCACCATGCGCCCGTTTGGCTTCATCATCCGGCTAATATTGGCAATACTGCTGTCTTTGTCCACAATATTCGGATAACAGGCGTTCATCATGGCTACATCAATACTGTCGCTAGAAAGACTTATGTTCCGGACGTCCGCAGCAATGGCAAGGGCATAGGGATACTGTTTTCTGAGGTGCGCCAACATAACCTCCGAAAGGTCACAGGCAAATATCGTCCGTGGTTGATAAGCCCGGATCAAAGGAATCAATATGCCTGTGCCTGAACCCACATCCAGAACAGTCTCTCCTTTGTTGATCCTGGCTGAAGCCACAATCTTTTGCAGGCGCTCAAGTACGCCTTCGGGCAGAGGCGGATCAAAGACGTGGATAAGGCCACTGAAGAAATCCCGCTGGACCTGGTTGATTCTACTGATTTCGTCGTTAGTCGGCTTCATGCCCGAATCCGTTCACAGGAGTCCCTTTTCTATGAGAAAACTCATAGTCCTGTGGCTGATTGTTGTGGATTGGCTGATAGCACGCGAGAAGCCATGCATGGCGCCGGCGGAAGCGTTTGAATCGACCATGGTCAGGCCATTGTCTAGTTCTTCTCGAATCTTCGCCCATTCCTCTTGCGGTGAGACCTTGTGGGCCAGTCCAATGTCTTGATACAAAGATCTCAAGAAAGTGGAAAAGACTTTGTTCGCCCCTCCTTTTTCACTATCCGAAAGTCCCTCAATCACCATGGCCATTTGCGAAGCCATTATGAGGCTGGCCTTCATTCTTTCACCCATCATGAAACCGAGGATCGCCTCTTTTTCTGTCATGTGCCCTCCCATCGTCGTTGCTTCGTTCAGGAGCCAAAAAGATCCTTTTCAGCCCGACGTACTTCTTTAACAAAGACCTTGACTTTCTCATAGTCCTTTTTGAATCGAACAGGTTGTCCATTTCCATCTCGTGCGTTGGTTCTTGTGCAGCTATCTACACCAAAGGGTTTGACAGCCATTACCCCTTCATAGACATTTTCTGGTGACAGTCCGCCAGCCAGAATGACAGGAATTGAACTCGACTCAACAAGCCGACCGGCCGAAATCCAGTTGCACGTGAATCCTGTGATGCCCAAATACCCTTCAACCGGCTCATTGCCAAGCCACGTGTCGGTTAGAAAATAATCGCTTGCGGCCTCAAAACATCTGGCGATTTCCAGTGTCGGAATCCTCTCAATGCTTGTTGGGGTGGGAATGGGAACAGAGCGCATAAGTTCAATTCTTGGGAATCGGCCTTTTATTGAAATCTGAAGCTCAACAAGAGCCTCCCAAGGCATCCTGCCGCCTTGGGCAGTATACAGGGATTCGCAAAAATGCACAATATCCGGCTCGTAGTATTCAATAGCCTGAAACAACACGTCTTTTGTATCAAACAGCGGAATCAGACTGTGCTTCACCCGACTTGCCTTTGAGACAAGGATTGCCTCTTTTACGGCCGGCGACTTCCAGTCTTTGTCGGAGAGGATAACACTTCCAATGCGGTCAACACCAAGCTCGATAACTCCCTCGGCCTCCCTGGGATCCTGTATCTCGTAGATCTGAACAGCGATTCTTGTTTTTTTCATTGCCGGAGGCCGTTTGGGTTTCAATCTCACAACCTGCAATCCAGAATTTCCTATCGCCATCCACCGAGTAAATGAAGATGGACGTGAAAGATGGCTTGGCCTCCGCCCCGCTCCACATTAAAAAGGAGTTTATATCCTGATGCGGCAATACCCTGCTCCTTCGCCGTCTCCTGACCCTTGAGAATCATTTGAGAGATGATCTCTTTGTCTTTATCCGTGACCTCATTGATACTTCGGATATGTATTCTGGGCACAATGAGCAAATGAACCGGGGCTTCTGGATAGATGTCTTTAAATACGACCATGGATTCGCCCTTGAATAAAAAATCAGCTCGTTTTTCCCCTCTGATGATTTGACAAAAAAGGCAATCCTTTTGCATGGTTCGCATACCCCCTCACCTGACAGCAATTATTGATCCGCTTCACATGACGACGTAAAGAATTATGGTAGGCGTTCACAGGTTCAAGGTTACCTTTCTTGCGTTGACCTGCCTACGCCGGGCTAGCCGGCCAGACCTACGGCGGGATGAAACCACAAATCAACCATTCAGATTTTTGGTAAACCCTGAACCCTTGAACTTCTGAATCCGTGAACGGTTACGAATTGTATCAGGTTCGTTTGCGCGTCCTTTCAAGCGACGGGCGAAATTTTCCCCGAACTCCTCCGATCTTCTTGTCTGCCTTCTTGTGTTTGTCATAGTCAGGATCCCTTAGGATCTTGCGCTCGACGTCCTTGACTCTGGCCTTTTGCATCTGTTCCAAAATTTTTTCCTTCTTGGGCCGAATAGCCTTCTTGACCTTTTCCGTCTCCTCTTTTGCCTTCTTGACCTTGTTGAGTTCTCTGGTGATTTCCGGCCTCAGAGAAGTTTCAGCTTCCTTCTTCTTTGTCATGACACACCTCTATGTTGGCATTTTTTTCGTAACTCAATAATATGGGGTTACGGCAACTGCGCTGCCGGATTTTTTTTAAATTACTTTCTTTCGCCCTGATCTGTCTATCCAGATGCGAAACATCTCGCAATAACCCCTCGCCCCCGGGTCCGTGCGCAGTTGCTCCAGGTCATACTTCATTTTCAGGGACCAATTCGGGTATTCACTGGTTGTTCCCGGCAGATTTTGCTGCCTGTTATCCTTAAGCAGGTCTTCCTGGCTCAACACAAAGAGCTTGGCCGGCGCCAGGGCAAGAAAGCCCACCACAGCATTGTGAATCTCACCAGTAACCTCAGGATAGGCCTTTGGGTCTGTGCCACACTCAACAGAAAGAAGGCCCATCTCATGCAGCAGCCTCAGCAACTTCTCCTTGTCTGCCTCCCTTTCAGCAGCAGCCCGGGCAATAGCCTGTTTGTTTTCTAACATCCCTGCATCCTTGCGAATCTCGATGTCCCTGTGCGTCCAGAATCCGGCCAGGGTGGGCAGATCGTGGGTGGCAGCCGTAACTAAGGCTAGTTCGGGATAATCCGTCGTCCGAATGAAGTTCTGCTGATCATCCTTTTCAAAATAGAGGAGCCTGTAGGAGAAGACGTTGGCTTCAGTCAGTCTTTTTCGTATGTACCGTGGCACGGTTCCGAGGTCTTCACCAATGATGACCACCTTGCTTCGCACGCTCTCCAAGGCAAGAATCATGAGCAAATCCTCAAAGGGCTGTGACACATAAGCCCCTTCTCCCGGGGGCTCCCCCTCAGGTATGTAGTAAAGATGAAAAAACCTCATAACATGATCAATTCGCAAGGCCCCTCCAAAGGAGCAATTCTTCCGAATCTCTTTGACGAACAGGTCGTAGCCGCTTTCTCGGAACCTTTCTGTGTTGGGGGGAGGGAAACCCCAGTCCTGACCGTGTTGTGAGAATGCGTCCGGAGGAGCTCCCACCCGGGCCTTGGGAACAAAATAGTCCTGATAGGCCCAGAAGTCAGCGCCGAACCGGTCGATGGCCAATGCCAGATCATGGTACAGACCGATACACATCCCCTGTGTCTTTGCATAGTCCTGGACTTGAGCAAGCTGTTCCTCTAACTGCCATTGCACATATTCGTAGAAAAGAATTTCTTGCCAGTGTTCCTCTCGAAATTGCCGGACTGCTTCCGTGTCAGGCCGGTGATATTCCGAAGGCCATTGCGGCCAAATCCATACATCTGGATTGCGGGAGCGCATGAATGCCTCTAAAGCGCTGAAGGTGGCGAAGTTCTCCAGCAATTGGCCTTCCCTTTGGAGATAGGCTTCCAGTTCCTTTTGCCGGTTGGTTTTTTCCCCTTGCCTGTTCCAGTGGTTCTTGAGAAAGGTTTGGAAGGTCAGCCTCAAAACATCTTTTTTTAGCGCCGCCACCCCTTCGTATTGCACGTTTTCAGATCTCGTGAACCCGGCTAACAGCTCTTGAGTGTCAGGTGTGTCAATCAGATGCTGCGCATCTGGAGAACATCGAAAATCCTCCAAGGCAGGAATATCCAGGTAGATAAAATTGCGGTAAAATCGGCTGATGGGGAGATAAGGGCTTATGTTATAAGGACTACGGTTAAAGGTGGCATGGAGTGGATTTAAGCCAATAATACCTCCGTGAAGGTCTTCTGACACCCAGTCTACAATCTTTTTCAGGTCGCCAAAATCACCGATACCCCAGTTCCTCTCGGAACGGACCCCGTAAAGGCTTATGGCAATGCCGGCAATGCGCCCGTCTTCCTGTAAGGCAGGCGGGACGTAAGTTTTATCAGGACATATGGCTACAGATATGGTCTGCGACTCATGGAAGCCTCCCGTTGTCACTGACAGATGAAACCGGTAATACCCAAGAGCCTCAAGTTGTGGGAAGGGAAAGCTCCATTTATGATAAACCTTGCCGGCCAGGCTTATGGAGTCGGAAAAAGACAAGTCCTTTTGAGTGTAAGAAATGCTTTGTGTCACATCCTGTTCATCAGTGATGGCCAGACAAACATTTAGGCCCTTGCTCTGTATCTCTTCCGGGCCCACAGGTACCTGAAAAATGAGTCTCCTTGGAAGGTCATAAAAATTAGCCACGATCGTAGGTTCGGCAAGACGACACCACTTGCCCTCCAGCCAGGAACGCCACGCCCCCTTCGCTTGGCTCGTGTCATCAGCCAAGACCCCTATAGCCCTGAGAATCTTTTTCTTGGTGTCCACAGGGGTTCGGTGGACGCTCCCCCAGTTGTCGATGTATTCCGGCTCGATCCCGTAGGAAAGGGCCAATTTTTCAATGATCGATTCTTTGGACAAGAGCACCCTTCGCAATTGCAGCCTGCTGAGCAGTTATGTTTTTAACATGTTATGTCGAAATGACCCCGTCTAGACTGGGTTCAGACTTCTTGCGAGTCCATCATGTTTGATTTTTTCATCTTGATTTGATAATTGAGTTGAGAACTTGCACCTGTCCCTTTTTGCACAAGGACTTCACTTATGAAAGTCACGTCATCTCCTGTTCTGCCCGAAGTAATCATTATTGAGCCCGATGTTTACAGAGACGAGCGTGGCCATTTTCTCGAAACCTATCAGGCCGAGCGGTATTTCCAACATGAACTCCCGGCCAGTTTCGTGCAGGACAACTTATCCTTTTCCGGACGAGGGGTACTGCGGGGATTGCACTATCAAATCGGCAAACCCCAGGCAAAGCTCGTCTGGGTCGTTCAAGGAGAAGCCTTTGATGTAGCTGTTGATATTCGCCGGGGTTCTCCAACCTTTGGCAAGTGGGTAGGCATAACCCTTTTTTCCGAGAAATACCGCCAGGTCTATATTCCAGAGGGCTTTGCCCACGGTTTCTGCGTGACCAACGAATATACAATATTAACATATAAATGCACAGATTACTATGCCCCGAAAGAAGAGCGTGGGATTCGATGGGATGATCCGTCATTGGCTATAGAATGGCCTGTTGCAAGGCCCATTCTTTCAGATAAAGATGGCGCATATCCAACTCTGAAGGATATCCCTCCAGAAGAACTCCCTGTTTTTAATTCAAGGCAATCAGGATGATAAAACAAGGCTTACAACGCACATGGCGGCTATTGCCTCCCCTCTTCCAACAGCGTCCATGCCCTCCATGGTCGTTGCCTTGATGTTGACACGTCCGGGTTCGATGTCAAGGAGCGTCGCGATATTGGCCTCCATGGCTCTGCAATAAGGGGCCAGCTTAGGGGCTTCGGCCAGTATCGTTGCATCCAGGTTGTTGACAGAAAAGCCCTTTTCACGAATCATTTCAACGGTTTTTGTCACAAACACTGTGCTCGAAATGTCCTTGAACTTGGAATCTGTATCCGGGAAATGACAGCCAATATCTCCCATGCCGGCTGCTCCCAGCAAGGCATCACACGTTGCATGAAACACAACGTCTGCATCAGAATGGCCCATGAGACCCTTTTCAAAAGGTATAGTCACGCCACCGAGGACGAGCCTTCGGCCTTGTACCAACCGATGCAGATCGTATCCCAAGCCCACGCGCATCTGACTCATCATGTCCTCTGTCAGCAAAACGTTTAGCAAACCCGCCAACTCTTATCCGCGAATTGAAATCATGCAAGCGACATGAACTCAAATCACCTATATCAGACCAACTAACCACCTGTCAAAACAAATGAAATGAATTGTCATCCTGTTCAATTCGTGTTATTTTTCAGTTGTTTTTAGGTAATTTCTCAATAACGTTGGGGAAGAAGACTTTTTCTGAAAGGCGATATCTTTGTTGAAAAACAGACACTCGTCCCGCGGCGATCATGCCAACCGCGTTGGCCCGGCCTTTTGAGAAGTCACATTTTTGTCAGAAAGGAGTTTGCGTGAAATCTGTTGCACTGATTATACGTGATGGCTGGGGCTATCGCAAGGAGAGTGAAGGAAACGCCGTCAAGGCGGCAAAGACACCCAATGTGGATTCCTATCTGGCAGATTATCCATGGACGCTGATCCATGCCTCAGGAGAGCCGGTGGGTCTTCCTGCCGGCTATCAGGGATCGAGCGAGGTCGGTCACCTCAACATGGGCGCAGGGCGCATCGTCATACAGGAGCTTAAGCGCATCAACGACGAAATGGTGGACGGCTCCTTTTTTCAAGCAGAGCACTTCAAAGCCCTGGTCCAAAACTGTAAGACAAACGACTCAAGGCTCCACCTCATGGGCCTATTACAGGACGAAGGCGTTCACGCTCACTGTGATCAATTGTTCAAAATCATGCATACGGCCACAAAGAGCGGTGTGGGGGAGATTATTGTTCACGTCTTCACCGACGGTCGTGACACACCGCCCCGTTCCACACTTGAATATCTTCATCAATTGAATGATGTCATGAATGAACTAGGCAACTGCCGTGTGGGTACTCTCATGGGACGATACTACGGCATGGACCGTTCAAAAAATTGGGACCTCACCAGCACTGCTTTCGAGTGTATCGTAAACGCTACCGGCCGCAAGGTTCAAAGCCCGGAAAGCGCTGTTGAGGAGTCCTACGCGAAAGACAAGACACCCGATGGCATTGAGATGTTTGACGAGTATATCCCTCCCTGTGTGGTTGGCGACTACCGTGGAATCAGCGATGGCGACTCCGTCCTCCACACGAACTTCAGACAGGATCGCGCCATTCAGCTTTCCATGGCCTTTGTTGATGATCACTGCCCGGGAAACCGCTCACGTCGCCCTGATTGCCTGTATGTTGGCCTTACGCGATATTATGACGAGTTCCCGCGTTTCATCCTTGCAGCGATGGGCTCTGGAGGTGGCATGAAAAACCTCCTCGGTGAAGTGATCAGCAACAGGGGCTTAAAGCAACTACGCCTGGCCGAGACACAGAAATTCCGCCACGTCACCAGCTTTTTTAACGGCAAGTCCACGCATCCCTATCCAGGGGAGGATCAGGTTGAGATAAAGAGTCAGTATGACCCGGCCACATTCGCGTCCCACCCGCAGATGAATGCCTACGATGTGCGAGACAGGTTTCTTCAACTCGTTAAGGATGGGAGTGAATATGCGCTTATCGTCATCAACTTCGCCAACTGCGATATGGTAGGACACACTGGTGACATGGCTGCCGCAACCAAGGCCGTCGAGGTGGTTGACGAATGCGTCGGGGACTGCATCAAACGATTACTTGAACTGGATGCCGAAATCTTGCTTACCGCCGATCACGGAAACGCCGAGGAAATGATCGATCCAAAGACCAAACGTGTGAAGACCAGCCACACCCTTAACCCCGTTGAGCTGATCTATATCAGTAGCAAGGCCATGGGTAATAAGCTCAAACCAGGAGGTAAGCTGGCCGACATTGCCCCCACGATACTCAAACTCATGAACATTGACATTCCTCCTGAAATGACGGCCATACAGTTGATCGAGGGCTAAGGGTTCGCGAAAAAATAAGTTCATATTTTTCTTGACAACCAGTTCCTTTTTACGGATGTTATCATGTATGTCATTCATCGAAAGGAGTAGAAAATGACAAATGTAAAGAAAAGCAAAGTTGTTGCCACGAAACCAGGCGTTGCCGCGAAAAAGACGACTAAGAAAAAGCAAACATCAAAAAAAGCGGATACGATGAGCGTTGGGATCAAGAAAGAATATCTCAAAAGCAGAGATGTTTGCAAAGTCACCTTTAGATTGCCGAAAATCGCCGCCCCTGACGCCAAAAACGTATGCATCGTAGGGGATTTTAATAATTGGAATGTTTACGCCAATCCCATGAAGAGGCTGAAAAATGGGGGGTACACCATTACGCTTGAGCTTAAGCTAGGAAAGGAATATCAGTTTCGTTATCTCATCGATGAGTCAAAGTGGGAAAATGATTGGAATGCAGACAAATACGTGAAAAGCCCTTTCGGAGACAGTGATAACTCAGTTATCATAGTTTAAAGTAATATCTTATTTGCCCAGGAGAGCCTCCGCCATTTTCAGATCTTCAGGCGTCGTAATCTTGATGTTACCAGGGTCACCAGGTATCACCTTAACTACCTCGCCGCACATCTCAACCAATTCGGCGTCGTCGCTACCCGCGTAATCTTCCTTCTGTGCGGCCACATGGGCACCCAGTAAAAGATTGTAATAGAAAGCCTGCGGGGTCTGGGCCATACGGATCATGTGGCGTTTCATGGTAACAACCACACGGTCCTCATCATCTATGGTTTTCACAGTATCACTTGCCGGCAAGGCAAGGATGCATGCCCCATGTTTTTCTGCTGTCTTGACACACTGCGTTATTTTTTCAATCCTGATCAAAGGGCGGACACCGTCATGAATAGCCAAAATCTCGAATCTTCCTTCAGTGGCCATTAAACCGTTGAAGACTGACTCCTGCCTTGAGGCTCCCCCCGAAACCAAATGAACCGGTTTGTGCAGTTCCAGCCTGCTGATTATTTTCTGTTGACACAGATCATAGTCCTTCTCGGCAATCACCAGAAATATCTCTTCTATGACATCACAGTTGTCAAAGGCAGACATGGTGTGGGCCAACACAGGACGGCTTCCCAACGTCGTGTACTGCTTTTTTTGCGCCGTCCCCATGCGAACGCCGTCCCCGGCAGCGACAATGACGGCAGCGACTCTGTTCTGTCTGTCCATAATGATAAGAACCGCACGCCTCTATTACTTCAGATAAAAAAGCTCTTTGGGAAGCGGTATCCCCTTGCCCATAGAATCCTCCCCATAGTTCACACTGGCCAGAATCCGGATGTCACTTAAGGCACGCTTGTCCCCTTGAAATACCACCTCGCGGATAACTTCCTTCTGGATCTTGCCCCCCGCCCATTGCAGATCAAGCACACTACTTGCGTCAAACCTGTCATAGCCCACACATAACTCCACCTGGCCACCGTAGTGCTGGACGATCTTGGCCACGAGCAGGCTCGGCCGGCTGTGAAAACCCATCTTTTGGGGTACGCCCGCTATGATGGTACCCCGTTCGATATTTTCATTCAAAAGCTCCTGAGCAACATCCTGGCCACCCACAAGGAACTGACAAACGTAATAGAGACCATAATTTACAATACAGTCAAGGATCTCTTCCGGCTTGACTGCCTTGCTCAATTCG
Coding sequences within:
- a CDS encoding class I SAM-dependent methyltransferase, with product MKPTNDEISRINQVQRDFFSGLIHVFDPPLPEGVLERLQKIVASARINKGETVLDVGSGTGILIPLIRAYQPRTIFACDLSEVMLAHLRKQYPYALAIAADVRNISLSSDSIDVAMMNACYPNIVDKDSSIANISRMMKPNGRMVISHPMGKSFIDSLKEKSPFPLDDFPQRSEAQDLFEPYGFEIQDLIDEPRLYILVAVKKDRVERYHE
- a CDS encoding histidine triad nucleotide-binding protein, yielding MQKDCLFCQIIRGEKRADFLFKGESMVVFKDIYPEAPVHLLIVPRIHIRSINEVTDKDKEIISQMILKGQETAKEQGIAASGYKLLFNVERGGGQAIFHVHLHLLGGWR
- the malQ gene encoding 4-alpha-glucanotransferase, whose amino-acid sequence is MSKESIIEKLALSYGIEPEYIDNWGSVHRTPVDTKKKILRAIGVLADDTSQAKGAWRSWLEGKWCRLAEPTIVANFYDLPRRLIFQVPVGPEEIQSKGLNVCLAITDEQDVTQSISYTQKDLSFSDSISLAGKVYHKWSFPFPQLEALGYYRFHLSVTTGGFHESQTISVAICPDKTYVPPALQEDGRIAGIAISLYGVRSERNWGIGDFGDLKKIVDWVSEDLHGGIIGLNPLHATFNRSPYNISPYLPISRFYRNFIYLDIPALEDFRCSPDAQHLIDTPDTQELLAGFTRSENVQYEGVAALKKDVLRLTFQTFLKNHWNRQGEKTNRQKELEAYLQREGQLLENFATFSALEAFMRSRNPDVWIWPQWPSEYHRPDTEAVRQFREEHWQEILFYEYVQWQLEEQLAQVQDYAKTQGMCIGLYHDLALAIDRFGADFWAYQDYFVPKARVGAPPDAFSQHGQDWGFPPPNTERFRESGYDLFVKEIRKNCSFGGALRIDHVMRFFHLYYIPEGEPPGEGAYVSQPFEDLLMILALESVRSKVVIIGEDLGTVPRYIRKRLTEANVFSYRLLYFEKDDQQNFIRTTDYPELALVTAATHDLPTLAGFWTHRDIEIRKDAGMLENKQAIARAAAEREADKEKLLRLLHEMGLLSVECGTDPKAYPEVTGEIHNAVVGFLALAPAKLFVLSQEDLLKDNRQQNLPGTTSEYPNWSLKMKYDLEQLRTDPGARGYCEMFRIWIDRSGRKKVI
- the rfbC gene encoding dTDP-4-dehydrorhamnose 3,5-epimerase; its protein translation is MKVTSSPVLPEVIIIEPDVYRDERGHFLETYQAERYFQHELPASFVQDNLSFSGRGVLRGLHYQIGKPQAKLVWVVQGEAFDVAVDIRRGSPTFGKWVGITLFSEKYRQVYIPEGFAHGFCVTNEYTILTYKCTDYYAPKEERGIRWDDPSLAIEWPVARPILSDKDGAYPTLKDIPPEELPVFNSRQSG
- a CDS encoding 2-C-methyl-D-erythritol 2,4-cyclodiphosphate synthase — translated: MRVGLGYDLHRLVQGRRLVLGGVTIPFEKGLMGHSDADVVFHATCDALLGAAGMGDIGCHFPDTDSKFKDISSTVFVTKTVEMIREKGFSVNNLDATILAEAPKLAPYCRAMEANIATLLDIEPGRVNIKATTMEGMDAVGRGEAIAAMCVVSLVLSS
- a CDS encoding 2,3-bisphosphoglycerate-independent phosphoglycerate mutase produces the protein MPTALARPFEKSHFCQKGVCVKSVALIIRDGWGYRKESEGNAVKAAKTPNVDSYLADYPWTLIHASGEPVGLPAGYQGSSEVGHLNMGAGRIVIQELKRINDEMVDGSFFQAEHFKALVQNCKTNDSRLHLMGLLQDEGVHAHCDQLFKIMHTATKSGVGEIIVHVFTDGRDTPPRSTLEYLHQLNDVMNELGNCRVGTLMGRYYGMDRSKNWDLTSTAFECIVNATGRKVQSPESAVEESYAKDKTPDGIEMFDEYIPPCVVGDYRGISDGDSVLHTNFRQDRAIQLSMAFVDDHCPGNRSRRPDCLYVGLTRYYDEFPRFILAAMGSGGGMKNLLGEVISNRGLKQLRLAETQKFRHVTSFFNGKSTHPYPGEDQVEIKSQYDPATFASHPQMNAYDVRDRFLQLVKDGSEYALIVINFANCDMVGHTGDMAAATKAVEVVDECVGDCIKRLLELDAEILLTADHGNAEEMIDPKTKRVKTSHTLNPVELIYISSKAMGNKLKPGGKLADIAPTILKLMNIDIPPEMTAIQLIEG
- a CDS encoding isoamylase early set domain-containing protein, coding for MSVGIKKEYLKSRDVCKVTFRLPKIAAPDAKNVCIVGDFNNWNVYANPMKRLKNGGYTITLELKLGKEYQFRYLIDESKWENDWNADKYVKSPFGDSDNSVIIV
- the ispD gene encoding 2-C-methyl-D-erythritol 4-phosphate cytidylyltransferase, producing the protein MDRQNRVAAVIVAAGDGVRMGTAQKKQYTTLGSRPVLAHTMSAFDNCDVIEEIFLVIAEKDYDLCQQKIISRLELHKPVHLVSGGASRQESVFNGLMATEGRFEILAIHDGVRPLIRIEKITQCVKTAEKHGACILALPASDTVKTIDDEDRVVVTMKRHMIRMAQTPQAFYYNLLLGAHVAAQKEDYAGSDDAELVEMCGEVVKVIPGDPGNIKITTPEDLKMAEALLGK